The following DNA comes from Labrus mixtus chromosome 8, fLabMix1.1, whole genome shotgun sequence.
CCTGTCTGTGGACTCTGTGGACACTGCCCCTTCGCTTCCTGCTGATAGGACCTTCTGCAAGAAATGGGTGAATGTTCTGGATGAAGTAACCTCCGACCTCCTGAGTCACATGGATGACTGCTTCTCTTTCATCCAGATGGCGGTGGATGGAGGTGGGGCTGCACTTGTTCACTGGTAAGCATCAGAGACCAACAAGAATGTGTTCTTTTCCTACTCGGCTTTCTTCTTTCAGTTGTTATCATCGATGTGATTTTTCTAGAGTACTGACATAAAAAGCAACTAGTTGAAAAAATGCAGTGTTATTTTCTGCTCCTAATTCATTGATAAACACAACTTGAAGAGAGATATTTTGCCTTACTTATAGTTGGTCTGTTAGGTTATATTCTTTGACTAAAATGATTAGTTTGAATcatcaatacatttcaataaTTGATcactttaaaggtggagtcagtagcattgttcaatgcagcttgtaaacacaacatgcaaACTGGACCAaactcctcctgggctcattgcCTCCAGAATCTCACACTCTTCTCTCAGACATCTctcaggacgtagtgtgtacgtttactccTTGTATCTACACTACAAGCTACCgaaagctagcacaagctaaccaccagGGCACCTGCCtgtctaaaaaataaatcagaccaACCGAAGGTTCACCCTCCGCTTGGTGTTTGCCTCACTATACGATCTGatcatgttttctctgctttgctGCTACATCCACGTCCGCAGGTCATtctttcctgctgcagtcagaatgtttaaccaagcctgctcccagtagatcacaaaacacacacacaactggacaATTCACGCAGactttgtgcaataataatgttatattaatgttatattatgtttatcaaaccactgtgaaataacatgttacactttatgtgcactgtgtgcatgtctgtgttacacggaatattacagactacacttttgtcaaatagctgatctattttttaaatctattttttagtatctattttttgtacattcttaatttttctttttttatttaaattgtactgtgttcactttttgtctgcaatctttgctctttgctgctgtaacactttaaatttccccattgtgggataaataaaggattatcttatcttatcgcCGGTTTGAATCTCCTTAACTCACCTGTGGAGTGTCATTGATTGGTAAAAACCCAGCAGCTCCCTGCGCAGAAACACCCcatgtcaaacaaaaaacaaaacatcaaaacacaggCAGAGGTCAGTGGGTGCATCCGTATTGCAAAGTGCCTACAAAATCTGACAGTAGACAGTCCCTTCTCTCCGTGCTGTATACTTTTAGGACCTACTGTTCAGGAGGCCGATATTTGTTTCTaattcatctgattcattcagtggcGTCATTAGTCATTGTTATTGCTGTATCAAGTATCCATTGCTGACAGTTGCTTCAATATGTAtccaacaaacaaatacatcagaaataaaatgtcaaaaatgctAACTGTTCATTATTAGTGTGACATCTTTTAATCTCTTGTTTTCATGGATCAACTGTGCAAAGATTAGTTATATGCGTTTGAAGGAAAATCACAGCCATTCATAGATATTCTTCCACTTAGCCGCATTACAATCAGGTGTGAgtaaaaacaatagaaacaatATATTGAAAGATAAAACAGAGCTGCGCCGTCTGGCTTGTCACATTAAGTAAGAACTAAGCTTGTCGTTATGTATTCTGTGGCTAATTGGTACTGGACAGGTTGTTAAAGAGAAGGTGAATCTGGTGTCTGCAGTACTGCTCGCACACTGTAACGGGCTTGTATTGTGTAATGGGCATTTCTGTAAACAAgagtttgtttgaataaaagatCTTGAGTCAAGTAGTAGTCTTTGCTGAGTTTAGTTCTCTTTGAAGTAGAAGGACTAAAACTACAGAGTGTAAGgacagtctgcagagaaaacagttttttagaGTTGAATAAAAAGAAGGGGGTGGGTATCAGTAACGTCTGCTGTTGGGCAGATTAAAGAGTTTAATGCTAAACATAGTCTAGACCAGGCATgtgcaaactacggcccgcgggccatatacggtccgttgggctttttaatccggcccgccgaacatgtccaaattatattattattaaattaaattttattataattaaacctcgttcgttttcccctgtaatgcccgcgtttccccaatagatggcgcacttcagagtgtggtgtattacgcccttcttcactttttcactttgccctatgaacccgtatgagcccttctgtaaaaatgagcaaagaaaagaaaagtggacagtgaatgccgagtgtttaatacggagtggacaactaaatattttttcactgaagtctgatcaaaggctgtatggctgatatgccaagaaactgtcgcagttttcaaagagtacagtatcagccgtcactttgctacgaagcatgctaactactctagcaagcagtccacgcaagaacgggcggctacggctcagaggttgaaggataatttacagactcagcaacatttttttcaccaacaaactgtgattcaagagtcaactaccaaggcaagtttttagctggcattcaaattagcaaaggctagcaagcctttctccgaaggcgagtttttaaaagactgcatggtagagacagcaggtctcttgtgtccggagagccaaggccagtttgaaataatcagtttatcacggaggactgtgactcaccgtgtggaactgattgacgaagatatagccagagaattaaacaaaaaggctgagtcctttaagttatattcactagcgctggatgaaagtaatgacgtgaaagacactgctcagctccatttttatccgagggattaatgacagttttgagataacggaggagtttttgaccatggagtccctgaaaggaaaaacgcgaggagaggacttgtataaccaggtgtctgctgtcatcgagagattgaagctaccttggagtaaacttgccaatgtcacaacggatggatcgccaaatttaactggaaaatatgttgggctgctgaaaagaatccaggataaagtgaaagaggaaacccctgaccaggatgttattttccttcactgcatcatccatcaggaatctctgtgtaagtctgtattgcagcttaatcatgtcgtgaatccagttgtaaaacttgttaacttgatacgagcaaggggacttcagcatcgtcagtttattatgttcctggaggaaactgatgcgcatcatcaggacttactgtaccactctcgtgtccgctggttaagtttgggcaaagtgtttcaacgagtgtgggagctgaaagaggagatcagcgcatttttggagttaatggggaaatccgacaaatttcctgagctaagcgatatacctacgtatgtgagcagacattcagcgtcatgaacatcaacaaagcccctcacagatccaagttaactgaccaacacctcggatctatcctgagaattaccactacaaaactaactccagactttaatgcactggcaaaaaagggagatcaacaacactgttcccactgaaactgaacgtgagtttctctactgtgtttattaaaatttaaattaattaaatgaatgcatttggaaatcaatttgtacaatgagccttgcatattcatgctttgctacctgttaaataccaaatcctttcatgtaatggcttttacatgtcatttatattagttcacacaaacactccatccatctgttcctggcccggcccctctgtcaaattttagaacccattgtggcccgcgagtcaaaaagtttgcccacccctgatctagaccaatgcttcccaaagtgtgggactagagtactgcaggtgggccgtgaaaagccctccaccaattttaaaactaaaagaaataccacaataatgatgattcaccatgagtcaaccctttaagtgattagtaaggcgtgtcatgactattcatggacatattgTTCAGTAAACTTTGGTGTCTctcttgccataatatcatgttgtaatgttcaataatttacccttactgaaagttatagctgtagtcaaaacttttattttgtgattttGTATATCAAAGTGGCCCGTGGCAGTTTTGAGTTTGGGAAAGGCCGGACTAGACTGTGTCTTAGTTTGAAGAAAGGAAGAAGTTCATGGAGATGTTTTCTTGTAAAAACAGAAGTTCATGCCGAGGCCTCTGTAGAGCAGGACATGCGGGGGCCAGGTGTGACATCACCAAAATGATATTTCCATGACAAatttttgtgtctgtcactgatTGTCATGTTGGTGTTAAGAACatagtaaaataaatagaagCCACTAAATAATAGATGTTATTTCTGGAGGGGGCAGCTTTGGCCTGGGTGCCGCCAGTTTCTGAAAAGTGATTCACAAAAAAGTTTACCCTGAATCACCACAGAAGAAGTCCTTCACCGCTACAGCCCTTAttgtataaacatttttatagatGAACTGATTAAATGTGGCACTGAACCCTTGCGGTCATTGTTGATGTCAtaatttgtttctgtgtgtatttgtcagCCAGGCTGGTCGGAGTCGCAGTGCTGCCATAAGTACTGCCTACCTAATGAAGCGACACCATCTTGGCTTCAATGAGGCTTACCACAGACTGAAGAGTGTTAAACACGATGTACAGTAAGTTCCTGTATACCTGTGTCTGTACTGCTTCTTCAGGAGTGAATGCCTCATTTGTGTAGTCTTTAATCTTTACTGCTTTTTGGACCAACACTTTGAATCTGCATACACAAGTTCTGCTCTTGGAGTCCATATTGAGTAGAAAGAAACGATAgttaacctttttatttttcagggtCAACAGTGGTTTTGAGCAGCAGTTGTGTCTGTATGAAGCCATGGACTGTGAAGTGGACACCTCTAGTCCTCTTTACAAACAGTACAGACTGACCAAGATCTCTGAGAAATACCCtggtaacaaaacacacaccacatacGCAGTATTGTTTATAGAAATCAGTGTCTAAGCTAACTGAGGTAGCTTATAACCTATAATATGCTGATCCACTGACTGTTGTTAATACCTATCTGTCTTACTGTCGCTCatgttttcactgtgtgtgtgtgtgtgtgtgtgtgtgtgtgtgtgtgtgtgtgtgtgtgtgtgtgtgtgtgtgtgtgtgtgtgtgtgtgtgtgtgtgtgtgtgtgtgtgtgtgtgtgtgtgtgtgtgtgtgtgtgtgtgtgtgtgtgtgtgtgtgtgtgtgtgtgtgtgtgtgtgtgtgtagagttgCAGTTTGTTCCCAAAGACCTTTTTGCTGTTGACCCCGCCACCTCCTCTGAAGTGTCTTACCGTTGTAGGAAGTGCAGGTATCAATCGTTATTCGTATGGCACCATCGCATAACAAACTTTATCTCAAGTCActtagaataaaatagaaaaaaatagagACGGCTATACCCAAATTATCAACAACAATAATGTGTAATataatagactgatcagtctaatatttCATATAATagtaatgatgatgaaatgagGAGACTGATCATGCTAATTATATTAGTAAAAGTTGAGCAGCTCCATATTTATAAGGATGATAATAGATGTTAGGTGCTGATGTTTACAGTGTTTCAGCCAATTGCAGGTATTGTATATTTGCAAATAATATTTTCCAGATGATTGTAGAGACAACTGTGATGT
Coding sequences within:
- the dusp12 gene encoding dual specificity protein phosphatase 12 yields the protein MLLVDPGLYIGTAADLNDSQGLTDTAITHILSVDSVDTAPSLPADRTFCKKWVNVLDEVTSDLLSHMDDCFSFIQMAVDGGGAALVHCQAGRSRSAAISTAYLMKRHHLGFNEAYHRLKSVKHDVQVNSGFEQQLCLYEAMDCEVDTSSPLYKQYRLTKISEKYPELQFVPKDLFAVDPATSSEVSYRCRKCRRALFHSSSILSHSVGGGVQAFGHKKITNDTGDIQCTSYFIEPVQWMEKALLGVMDGQLLCPKCSSKLGSFSWCGDRCSCGRWVTPAFQLHRNRVDEIRHLNVHK